In the Dictyostelium discoideum AX4 chromosome 6 chromosome, whole genome shotgun sequence genome, CCTGCCAATGCATGAACTACACCAGGACCACTAACTGTCATACATAATCCTGGTAAACCTGTTAAATATCCAACAATTGATGCTGCATAACTACAACTTTGTTCATTACGAAATCCAAAAAATCCAACACCTTGTGCTTGTAATTCATATGCAATTGGTGTAATTGGTACACCAACTATACCAAATACTTTTTCAATTgcactatttttaattgattttgctATAATTTCAACACCatccattattaattattatttattatttatttatttatttatttatttatttatttatttattattattattattatttgtattatattatttgttaaaaataggaatgaaaatgattgttttacaaaaaataaaataaaaaaataaataaatttttaatttaaattaaaaaaaaaaaaaaaaaaaaaaaaaaaaaaacttgcCACACTTTcagaaaaaaacaattcttttcacattaattattttttttttaatttaatttttttttttaaaaaaaaaagattcttTTTGTtcgaaaatgaaaaaagtgTGAAATGGGAATTAAAAGACATTTTAGacatttttataaatgactatttttagttttgggtttggtttttttttttttttaatttaaattttattgtttttcatttttgattgaaaaaaagaaaaaaaaagaaaaaagaaaaaaaaaaaagaggaaaaaagattttttgattattaattttttgattattaattttttaattttttttttttaaaatttattttattaaatatttaaccTAATTTAACTATACCAGCATTAACTAATTTTTGGAATTTAGCCATAATTAATGGATTTTTAAGATGATCTTGAGCAGCAGCAGGATTTTCAGACATATCTTTTAAGATTTGATTCATGATTGGATCAGAGAGAATCTTTTGAATTTCTGGATCTTTGGCAGCTTGTTGAAGACGTTCTTCATCGGTGAGAGTACTTTGTAATTTAGTGAGAGCGGCGACAGTCTTTCTTGAGAGATCCAAGAGTTCAGGATTGTTGGCTTCAATTCTTAAACCTTGATCATAGACCTCCAAAGCTTGTTGATACTCTCTCATTGCGAATAAGGCAGTACCTTTTCTAATGTAACCTTTGATGAATGTTGGCTCCAATTCGATACATTTATCGGCATCCTTGATTGCCAATTTATATTCTAACAATTTGCTATAGGCTGCGGAACGATTGCTATAGATTGTGTGGTCCTTTGGATTACGACGAATTGCCTCCTCGAAACATTTGATTGCCTCTGGGAATTCACCTTTTTTAAAGTGTTCAACACctttattcttttcaatGATTGATTGATCCACAGAGAGATAAGCCTCATCGTCACGTTGTTTCTTTAACTTTTCAATCTTTTTCATGTTTGCAGTGGTGTCTGCATTCTTATCCTCAAGTACTGCACTGCTGTAGGCTTTGTATGCATCGTCGAGTTGATTCTTCTTTAAGTAAATATTACCCAAACGAGTGTAAACCTTTGATTTAACTCTATAGTCTGCACGAATCTCTTGTGCCTTCTCCAATGCCTTCTTACAGGTTTCAATGGCTTCATCAAgtttttgttgttcaattaaaactGCTGCCTTATTATTCATTGCTAAAATATCACTTGAATCCAATTCAACTGCTTTATCATAATGTACAATTGCTTGTTCAAATTCTTTCTTTGCATATGCTTTATTACCTaaatctctttctttttgtGATTCTGTCATTGGTGGTGCTTCTGGTTTCTTTGGTGCTTCTGTTGgttttggttgttgtggtgttggtgttggttgttgtggtgttggtgttggttgttgtggtgttggttgttgtgattgtggtGGTGCTCCTGGTCCTTGATTAATATCAACACCTAATAAAACACCAAGACAAGTACTAAAACGTTGATCGGCAATATACTGTGAGAAAAGTGATGGATTCTTTGAAATTTGATCCATGATTGCAACGAAATCTGGTTGTTGGAAGAATGGTGCTGTCTTTGGATTGAAACGAAgttttgttaaattttgTGCAGAGAAAAGGTTTGCCATTGCTGAAGCTGGGTCTTTTGCACCAGTTGTGGCGTATTGTGCATCCTCTAATGCATCTTCTAATTGTTGATTGGTTGGATCAATCTTTAAACCAGCCTCTGC is a window encoding:
- the sti1 gene encoding stress-induced-phosphoprotein 1 (Similar to TPR); this encodes MSENAQKATEFKNQGNAAFSSKDYNSAVKCFDQAIELDPSNHILYSNRSASLLALDKNEDALTDAKKAIELKPDWSKGYLRETNALYKLGRFEEAEKSAEAGLKIDPTNQQLEDALEDAQYATTGAKDPASAMANLFSAQNLTKLRFNPKTAPFFQQPDFVAIMDQISKNPSLFSQYIADQRFSTCLGVLLGVDINQGPGAPPQSQQPTPQQPTPTPQQPTPTPQQPKPTEAPKKPEAPPMTESQKERDLGNKAYAKKEFEQAIVHYDKAVELDSSDILAMNNKAAVLIEQQKLDEAIETCKKALEKAQEIRADYRVKSKVYTRLGNIYLKKNQLDDAYKAYSSAVLEDKNADTTANMKKIEKLKKQRDDEAYLSVDQSIIEKNKGVEHFKKGEFPEAIKCFEEAIRRNPKDHTIYSNRSAAYSKLLEYKLAIKDADKCIELEPTFIKGYIRKGTALFAMREYQQALEVYDQGLRIEANNPELLDLSRKTVAALTKLQSTLTDEERLQQAAKDPEIQKILSDPIMNQILKDMSENPAAAQDHLKNPLIMAKFQKLVNAGIVKLG